The DNA window CCGACGAACCGGGCCGCGTCCCCCGGCGCCGACTACGCGTCCTGGCCCAAGGTCGAGGAGGTCGCGGAGACGGTGGCGTTCCTCGCGTCGCCCGCCAACCGAACCGTGCGCGGGGCGGTGATCCCGGTGCCCGGGGAGATGTAGGACGGTGGATCCCGCGAGCGGCGGCGGCCGCGCTCGGATCGGCCGTCCTCGATGATGATTCGCTTGTCGATCTCGAACGAATTCAACAGACCGCGCCGTGAGCGAAGGCGATCAACCGTCCGCAAGAGCGGGAGAACATCCATGCCGAAGAAGACCCTCCGAAAGTTCGTGCTGATTCCCATCACTCGGGAGAAGAGCCGCCACATCACGGTCGTCGCCCGCCTGGCCGGCCGCGCCGCACGTTTCATCGTCGACACCGGAGCGGGTGGCACGATCGTCGATTCCAAAGCCGCATCGAAGTTCAAGCTCGAGTTCTCGTCGGTTTCGCGCAAAGGTCACGGCGTAGGCTCGGCGGCGATGCGGATGAACCGCGTGGCCAAGCATGATCTGACGCTCTCCAAGCTCGATCTTTCGGACACGAAGTTGCTCACCCTGGACCTGTCGCACGTCAACAGCGGATTGAAGCACGCCGAGGTCGAGCCGGTGGTCGGGGTCCTTGGCGCGGACGTCCTGTGGCGCCGCCATGCGGTCATCGATTACGCCAGGGGCTTCCTGCTCCTTTCGACCTAGACCCTCGTGTTCACGCTGGACGGTCGGAGGAGGACGGGCGGTCGTCGTCACCGGGGCGGCCGGCGCGCTGGGCTTCGAGGCCGTCTCTCGACGTGCGGATCCCTCGCCGCACGGCGTCGGCCGGGTCCTTGACCGTGCGCCACACCGTCGACGGTCCGGTTCACGGTTCCCTCGCGGTCGGACCCGCCCGCCCCGGCTCCGGCTCCCGCTTCTCCGCGATCACGGTGGTGAACTCCTTGACCGTGCCGCTCGGGGCCGGGTACGTCTCCGCGCGCCAGACGAGGATGTCCCAGCCCGCGAAGCGCTCGCGCAGCTCGTCGCTCCCGAACAGGTAGTAGTTCTCGGGATCGAACATGTCCAGGAAGGTCGTTCCCTCGACGAGAACGTTCACCACGGCCCGGCCGCGAGGACGAACGCGCTCCTGGATGTGGCTCAGCAGCTTCAGCGCTCGTTCACGTCGGAAGAACATGAGCAGCCCGATGGCGACGACCGTGTCGAAGTCGCGGGCGATCCTGAACGTTCCAAGATCCGCGAGGACGGTCTCGACGGGGAGCGACTCCTCCTCGGCGACCTCTTGGATATGCGCCAGGGCCGTCGGGCTCCCATCCACGGCCACGACCCGACATCCCCGTCTTGCCACCTCCAGGGTCAAGTTACCCAGTCCGCAACCGAGGTCGAGAGTCTCGCCGGTCACGTGGTCGAGGGCCAGGATCTCGAACGGATTGAGGGTGAACTCCCGTTCTCGCACCTGACGCTGAAACTGTCTCTCGAAGAAGCTCACCGAGCGAGAACCGCCGGCCAACGGGTCGTTGGGTCGGTCCGACATGCCGCCTCCCGTCCTCGTGGACCGCATCCTACGCCTTTCGGGTAGGGTAGGAGTGGCCGGGGAAGTACACTGCTTCCGGTTCCAGCCCGTGCATCTCGCACGTCAGAACGGCGCGGAGGGTCGGGAGTCGCCATTGAGCAAGGCTCGCGGTTTCTTCGGCGCGATCATCGGCCTGTACTTCATCATCGCGCTCGAGGTGCTGATCATGATCAGCCCCTTTGCCGCGTTCTTCTACGCGGCCTTCAACCCCGTCCTCCTCTTCCTCGCCCAGTGGCCGGCGACGCGCTGGCTGGCGGCCTTCTTCCTGCCCCACATGGTCCTCCCGCCCGGGCTCTTCCTCCGGACCGTCCGGGTCGCCGGCTCCGTCCTCTTCGTGGGCGGGATGGTCGTCTTCCTGGTCTGCGCCGGGCAGGTGTACTTCCACAAGCTCCTCCGCCGCGGGCCGGCACTCGGTGGACTCTACACGTGGATCCGCCACCCGCAGTACATGGCTCTGGCATTGACCGGGCTGGGACTGGCCGTCCTCTGGCCGCGGTTCTTGACGATCGTCCTGTGGACCGTGATGGTCGGACTCTACGGCCTGCTCGCCCGGGACGAGGAGCGGCGGATGGTGAGTCAGTTCGGCGATGAGTACCGGGAGTACATGACCCGGACCGGCAGGTTCCTCCCGCGAGGGCTGGAGCAGGCCGTGGATCGCCTTCCGTTCCTGAGACGACCGCTGTTCCGATCGCTACTCGGGTTCGTGTTCCTGGCCGTCGTGGCCGTCGGGGGTGCCTTCGTCCTGCGCGCCTACACGATCTCACGGCTACCGCTGTGGTCGGAGGGACGAGTCACGGCGATGGCCATCCTGCCGGGCGACTCCGTCATGCTCGAGCACCGGATGGCCGACGTCCTCGAACTCCCCGAGGTGAAGTCCCGGCTCGACCAGCTGTCCGGGCCCATCCTCGTCTACCTCGTTCCCCGGCAGTACGTGATGCAAGGGATGATCGCGGACACCGGTCCTGAGTGGCGTCTCTACGAGCACCACCAGACGCTCGCGATGATCGCCGACTGGATCCTTCATCCCTTCCGGCACCTCGAGGGTGGCCACGGGATGATGCACCACGACATGGAGGGAATGCCGGCCTCGAACGTCGCCCCCGGTGGTATCGTCCGCCGACTCATCTTCTTGCGCAGCGATTCCTCTCGACCGGCGAGCACGCCGAGCGCCCTGTTCGGCATCAACGGGACTCGCGTGCCGCAGTTCTTCGCCGACGTGGACATCCACAACCTCGTCCTGCTGGACATCCACCCCCTGGGCCCGGGAACGGGGTGGGGTCGCGTCCCGACGCCGATGTTCTAGAAGGCGTCGCGTCTCTCGTTCTTCGCGAAGTGACCATCGAACCTCCTGCCTCCGCCGCGACACCGATGACGGCGCCCCCCACGCTGGGCCAGCTGTTTCTGGGATTCCTCCGAGTGGGCGCGACGGCGTTCGGGGGCCCTGCCATGGTCGTGGTCATCCGTCGGCTGGCCGTCGAGCGGAGACGATGGCTGGCTGGCGACGCGTTCGACGACGGCGTGGCGCTCTGCCAGGTGATCCCCGGTGCGACCGCGATGCAGACCGCGGCCTACGTCGGCCTGCGAGCACGGGGCGTGGCGGGCGCCGCCGCTGCCTTCGTGGCGTTCGGCCTGCCGTCGTTCGTCGTCATGCTGACGTTATCGGCGATGTACTCACGGGCGCACGGGCTACCGGTCGTCGTCTCCGCCTTCAGCGGTTTGCGGGCGGTCATCGTGGGCCTGATGGCCAATGCGGCGGTGTCGTTCGGCGGAAGCTCGCTACGCCAGTGGTCGCATGTCGCCATCGCCACGCTGGCGGCGGCACTCTTCGGCGTGGGCTCGAATCCCATCCTCGTCATCCTGCTGGCCGCCGTGGCGGGGTGGGCCCTGCTTCGATCGCCGGAGCCGAAACCAGTCGGCGCGGACGTTCCGTTACCCCTACCGTCCACGACCAGAACGGCAGCGTTCGTCCTGGGCGCGGCCGCGATGGGCCTCGTGGCTTTGGCGCTGGCCGACCGGCAGTTGGCGGCGCTGGTCGCGCTGATGTGCCGTGTTGATCTGTTCGCCTTCGGGGGCGGATTCGCCTCGGTGCCGCTCATGCACCACGAAGTGGTCGACGTTCGCCACTGGCTGGCCGGCTCGACGTTCCTCGACGGCATCGCGCTCGGCCAGGTGACGCCGGGCCCGATCGTCATTACCGCCACCTTCGTGGGTCATCAGCTGGGCGGGCTGATCGGTGGCGCGCTCGCGACGGTCGGCGTGTTCCTGCCGTCGTTCCTGTTGGTCGTGGCAGCGGCGCCGTATTTCGATCGCTTGAAGCGGTCCCCCGCGTTCACTCGACTCGTCAGCGGCGTCCTCTGCTCGTTCGTGGGGCTGTTGCTGACGGTCACCGTCCAGCTCGCACACGACGTCGGTTGGACGTGGGCGCATGGGCTCCTGGGCGCTGCCGCGTTCGTCGCCTTGCGCCTCGAGGTGGACGTTCTGTGGGTCGTCGCCGGCGGGACCATCCTGTCGGTCGTCCTCTGCCACTGACCACCCTCACGGCCGACGGTCTTCCTCTTGGGCCCCGCCCTTCATCCCCGCATCGAGGAGCTCCGGCTCGACTTCGCCGCCGAAGGCCTCGAACGCATGGTGAGGATGGAAGAACCTCTGGGCCAGGAACGTTGGGAGGATGGCGCTCGTCACGACGACCGCCACGAGGACCGAGAACTGCGCCTGGTTGATGATTCCCTGCTGATATCCGAACACCGAGCTGATCGTCCCCATGGTCAAGCCCGTGCTCATCAGCAGGGTCGCGTAGGTCGCCTCCCGCGGGATGAACGCCCTCGAGACGGGATACACGCCGACGAACTTGGTGGCCAGCTTGACCGCCAGCAGGATCAGGAAGAGGCCGATGTTGGCCCACAACAGCGGGAGCGAGATGTTCATCCCCCCGTTCAGGAAGAAGACCGGGGTGATGAACGCGAAGGCCACGACCCGCAGCTTCCGCTGCAGCTCGCGGTTGCCGCGGAAGATCGGGGACATCACGAAGCCGAGCAGGAAGGCCGGCAGGATCGCGTGCGAATCGCCGAAGTGGGCCATGTACATGAGGGTGAGCAGCAAGAGGAACAGGAGCTTGATCTCCGGCTCGATGACCCGGCCGCCGTAGCGCCGGAAGAACCACGGGGCCACGACGGGCGCCAGCGCGATGATCCCGATCGAGACCAGCGCGAACCAGAGCGTGTGCAGGTGGGGACGGAGGAAGAGGAGCGAGAGGCCCGCGGAGGTCCCGAAGTCCGTCACGAAGGTGGCGGCCATGATGAGCTTCCCGATCCCGGTCTCGGCGAGCCCCGTCTCGACCAGGACCGCGTACACGACGGCGAGCGACGTCGTGCTCAGCGCGATGCCGGCCAGCTCCGCGGGCTTCCAGCCCCAGCCCAACGCGTAACGGCACAGGAGCACGGTCCCGGCGAAAGGCGCGAGAAACGAGACCCCCCCGATCAGCAGGCTCTCCTTGGCCTTGGAGCGCATCACGCCGAGATCGACCTCGGCACCCGCCATGAACGTCAGGAGGATCCCGCCGAAGCCGGCGATGTACTTGATCCACTCGAGCTGCTTCAGTCCGAGGAGATTCCCCCCAAGGACGCCGAGCACGAGCTCGATGATTGCGGCGGAGAGTCCCAGCTCGAGGGAAACCACGCTTGCAAGGAAGATCAGGGCCGCGAGCAACATCCCTTCGAAGAGTTCCATGAGGCTCCTCCCGGTCCGAAAGTCACCAGGTAGGAGCCATCAGCCCTCGAGAGGACGTTTCGGGAGCGGGCGCTCCCAGGCGGACTCCATCGCCTTGTTTCGAGTATAGCCGTGCCGATGGGACGCCACAAACCGGGGCTTGGCTCTGATGGATAGGTGGACGGTGGCCGTTGGGGGCCGAACTCCAGCCGGGAGAGTGCGGCGAATGTGCAACGACCGTAGCAGCCAAGCACGAAGGGTGTTGACACGTCGATGGGTGAAGAGTATCTCCACTCAGAGGAGTGGATCTCGCGGCCGCGGTGTGAGAGGCGCCTTTCCCGCCACGACTACGACGGACGATAGCGGCAGGTGTGGTTCGGCGTCCTGGGTGTGCGTCACGAATCATCCAGGCGTCAGCCGGCAGCCTAATGCGTAATCGAGGATTCCGAGCTTATCGCCCACACGGAAGGCCGGAAATCCTCGCACCGGCTTCTCGGGCGACGCTTCACGTAAGAGGGCTAATCATGGCGACGCACTTTGCCGCCGCGAGAGTGCTTGGCTGCGTCGCGTTGTGCGCAGCCTTCAGCTTCGCTTTGGCTGGGACCGA is part of the Terriglobia bacterium genome and encodes:
- a CDS encoding cation:proton antiporter — its product is MELFEGMLLAALIFLASVVSLELGLSAAIIELVLGVLGGNLLGLKQLEWIKYIAGFGGILLTFMAGAEVDLGVMRSKAKESLLIGGVSFLAPFAGTVLLCRYALGWGWKPAELAGIALSTTSLAVVYAVLVETGLAETGIGKLIMAATFVTDFGTSAGLSLLFLRPHLHTLWFALVSIGIIALAPVVAPWFFRRYGGRVIEPEIKLLFLLLLTLMYMAHFGDSHAILPAFLLGFVMSPIFRGNRELQRKLRVVAFAFITPVFFLNGGMNISLPLLWANIGLFLILLAVKLATKFVGVYPVSRAFIPREATYATLLMSTGLTMGTISSVFGYQQGIINQAQFSVLVAVVVTSAILPTFLAQRFFHPHHAFEAFGGEVEPELLDAGMKGGAQEEDRRP
- a CDS encoding retroviral-like aspartic protease family protein, translating into MPKKTLRKFVLIPITREKSRHITVVARLAGRAARFIVDTGAGGTIVDSKAASKFKLEFSSVSRKGHGVGSAAMRMNRVAKHDLTLSKLDLSDTKLLTLDLSHVNSGLKHAEVEPVVGVLGADVLWRRHAVIDYARGFLLLST
- a CDS encoding isoprenylcysteine carboxylmethyltransferase family protein; protein product: MSKARGFFGAIIGLYFIIALEVLIMISPFAAFFYAAFNPVLLFLAQWPATRWLAAFFLPHMVLPPGLFLRTVRVAGSVLFVGGMVVFLVCAGQVYFHKLLRRGPALGGLYTWIRHPQYMALALTGLGLAVLWPRFLTIVLWTVMVGLYGLLARDEERRMVSQFGDEYREYMTRTGRFLPRGLEQAVDRLPFLRRPLFRSLLGFVFLAVVAVGGAFVLRAYTISRLPLWSEGRVTAMAILPGDSVMLEHRMADVLELPEVKSRLDQLSGPILVYLVPRQYVMQGMIADTGPEWRLYEHHQTLAMIADWILHPFRHLEGGHGMMHHDMEGMPASNVAPGGIVRRLIFLRSDSSRPASTPSALFGINGTRVPQFFADVDIHNLVLLDIHPLGPGTGWGRVPTPMF
- the chrA gene encoding chromate efflux transporter codes for the protein MTAPPTLGQLFLGFLRVGATAFGGPAMVVVIRRLAVERRRWLAGDAFDDGVALCQVIPGATAMQTAAYVGLRARGVAGAAAAFVAFGLPSFVVMLTLSAMYSRAHGLPVVVSAFSGLRAVIVGLMANAAVSFGGSSLRQWSHVAIATLAAALFGVGSNPILVILLAAVAGWALLRSPEPKPVGADVPLPLPSTTRTAAFVLGAAAMGLVALALADRQLAALVALMCRVDLFAFGGGFASVPLMHHEVVDVRHWLAGSTFLDGIALGQVTPGPIVITATFVGHQLGGLIGGALATVGVFLPSFLLVVAAAPYFDRLKRSPAFTRLVSGVLCSFVGLLLTVTVQLAHDVGWTWAHGLLGAAAFVALRLEVDVLWVVAGGTILSVVLCH
- a CDS encoding methyltransferase domain-containing protein — encoded protein: MSDRPNDPLAGGSRSVSFFERQFQRQVREREFTLNPFEILALDHVTGETLDLGCGLGNLTLEVARRGCRVVAVDGSPTALAHIQEVAEEESLPVETVLADLGTFRIARDFDTVVAIGLLMFFRRERALKLLSHIQERVRPRGRAVVNVLVEGTTFLDMFDPENYYLFGSDELRERFAGWDILVWRAETYPAPSGTVKEFTTVIAEKREPEPGRAGPTAREP